A part of Onthophagus taurus isolate NC chromosome 7, IU_Otau_3.0, whole genome shotgun sequence genomic DNA contains:
- the LOC111424664 gene encoding serine/threonine-protein phosphatase 4 regulatory subunit 3 isoform X1: MTDTKRRVKLYALNADRQWDDRGTGHVSSTYVDRVKGISLLVRAESDGSLLLESKIQPDTAYQKQQDTLIVWSEGDNFDLALSFQEKAGCDEIWEKICQVQGKDPSVEITQDIVEESEDERFDDMSESAPPIELPNCELSRLEDISELITNCLTSPMRKEKLAAVIESEGYIRKLLDLFRLCEDLENNEGLHHLYDIFKNIFLLNKNALFDVMFSEDVIFDVVGCLEYDPSSLSRKKHREYLKQQAKFREAIPIKNPDLLSKIHQTFRVQYIQDVVLPTPSVFEDNMLSTLSSFIYFNKVEIVSLVQEDERFLTDLFTMLTDVSTSDAKRRDLVLFLKEFCNYSQNLQPQAKETFYKTLTNLGILPALEITLCMEDQKTKTASIDILTYIVEFSPSFVREYTLQQANNTDEDQVLLNIVIEQMICDSDPELGGAVQLMGVLKMLLDPENMLGQVNKSEKTDFLNYFYKHSVQILIDFLFSAPLLENTVHGEPQKEDYQTVQLLGLILELLSFCVEHHTYHIKNCILNKDLLRRILVLMKSTHKFLVLCALRFMRKLIALKDEFYNRYIIKGNLFAPVVDAFVRNKGRYNLLDSAIIEMFEFIKLEDIKTLCSHVVENYGKCLDDIGYVQTFKSLKSRYDQHQDKLKDRDRTALESVPSILRNSRYRRDQRQMEEEEEMWFNEEDDFDDNEAIIPATNTDILSKKIETDLDNLGKIMDKKVEANGPKINNNSAQKTTVFNNNANAAQPTSPTAADNKSALFKRGLVDYEGDSDEEEEDATGEMSKRPRLS; this comes from the exons ATGACAGATACAAAGAGAAGGGTAAAGTTGTATGCGTTGAACGCTGATAGACAATGGGACGATAGGGGGACGGGGCACGTGTCTTCGACGTATGTGGATCGTGTTAAGGGTATATCGCTGTTGGTCCGCGCGGAAAGTGACGGTTCTTTGCTATTGGAATCGAAAATCCAACCTGACACGGCGTACCAAAAGCAACAGGATACGTTGATTGTATGGTCGGAAGgtgataattttgatttagcGTTAAGTTTTCAAGAAAAGGCCGGTTGCGATGAGATTTGGGAAAAAATCTGTCAAGTCCAAGGGAAAGATCCGTCGGTCGAAATCACCCAAGATATCGTCGAAGAGTCCGAAGATGAACGTTTCGACGATATGTCGGAGTCCGCGCCCCCCATCGAATTACCCAACTGCGAACTTAGTCGACTCGAAGATATCAGCGAACTTATAACTAATTGTTTAACGTCCCCAATGCGCAAAGAAAAGTTAGCGGCTGTCATTGAAAGCGAAGGTTACATTAGGAAATTGTTGGATTTGTTTCGATTGTGTGAAGATTTGGAGAATAACGAAGGTTTACATCATCTATATGATATCTTCAAAAACATCTTCTTACTGAACAAAAACGCACTTTTCGACGTAATGTTTAGTGAAGACGTTATTTTCGACGTTGTCGGTTGTTTAGAGTACGATCCGTCTTCGCTCAGTCGGAAAAAACACCGAGAATATCTGAAACAACAAGCGAAATTCCGCGAGGCAATTCCAATTAAAAATCCCGATTTATTATCGAAAATACACCAAACGTTCCGGGTGCAATACATCCAAGACGTCGTCTTGCCCACTCCATCCGTTTTTGAAGATAACATGCTGTCAACATTGAGCAGCTTCATATACtttaataaagttgaaattgtGTCGTTAGTACAAGAAGACGAAAGGTTCCTTACAGACTTATTCACAATGTTAACCGACGTCAGTACTTCGGATGCTAAACGTCGTGACTTGGTACTGTttctaaaagaattttgtaattactCGCAAAATTTACAACCGCAAGCCAAGGAAACGTTTTACAAGACGCTGACCAATTTGGGTATATTACCCGCGTTAGAAATCACGCTGTGTATGGAAGACCAAAAGACCAAAACTGCCTCCATTGATATACTCACATATATCGTTGAGTTTTCACCATCATTTGTTAGGGAGTATACATTACAACAGGCCAATAATACGGATGAG GACCAGGTTCTACTAAATATAGTAATAGAACAAATGATCTGCGATTCGGATCCAGAATTAGGCGGAGCAGTTCAATTAATGGGCGTCTTAAAAATGCTCTTAGATCCAGAGAATATGTTGGGCCAAGTAAACAAATCGGAAAAAACtgattttcttaattatttctataaaCACAGCGTCCAAATACTAATAG attttttattttcagcgCCACTATTAGAAAACACCGTTCACGGAGAACCACAAAAAGAAGATTACCAAACCGTGCAACTGTTGGGTTTAATATTAGAGTTATTATCGTTTTGCGTTGAACATCATACgtatcatataaaaaattgCATTTTGAATAAGGACCTGCTGCGCAGGATCTTAGTCCTCATGAAATCGACACACAAATTCTTAGTGTTGTGCGCCTTACGATTCATGCGCAAATTAATCGCGTTAAAAGACGAATTTTACAATCGCTATATTATAAAGGGAAATTTATTCGCGCCTGTTGTGGATGCTTTCGTTAGGAACAAAGGTCGGTATAATTTACTCGACTCGGCGATCATCGAAATGTTCGAATTTATCAAATTGGAGGATATTAAAACGTTGTGTTCGCACGTTGTTGaaaattatggaaaatgtttaGACGACATCGGCTACGTACAaacttttaaatctttaaaatcaaGGTATGATCAACatcaagataaattaaaagatcGCGATAGAACCGCATTAGAGAG tgTGCCATCGATATTGAGAAATAGTCGATATAGAAGGGATCAAAGACAGATGGAAGAAGAGGAGGAGATGTGGTTTAACGAAGAGGACGATTTTGATGATAACGAGGCTATTATACCAGCGACGAATACTGATATTCTAAGTAAGAAAATTGAAACGGATTTGGACAATCTTGGTAAAATCATGGACAAAAAGGTAGAGGCCAATGGACcgaaaataaacaacaattcTGCGCAGAAAACGAccgtttttaataataatgcgAATGCCGCCCAACCCACAAGTCCTACAGCTGCGGATAATAAATCTGCACTGTTTAAAAgg GGTTTAGTAGACTACGAAGGAGATTCCGATGAGGAGGAAGAGGACGCGACAGGGGAGATGTCAAAGCGGCCCCGTTTGTCATAG
- the LOC111424669 gene encoding phosphatidylinositol N-acetylglucosaminyltransferase subunit H-like, translating to MFSGDKSENKEYEDIYGKYLKLSIIKHSNSTEVTIKKIKNYNLRSKCLILFLIIFVGFFGVLFELYSIKYFVFLVLIIILVTWKIFHVVKSEKLLYVPQLGCQITQKYKFGFSSAFIPAKSIQGLFINEVFSKHRVLFVLSILVKDENKDTIIPLFTGTKPRLKCLEIIYQHLLD from the exons atgttttcgGGTGATAAATCAGAAAATAAGGAGTATGAAGATATTTAtgggaaatatttaaaattaagcatTATCAAACATAGTAATAGTACAGaggttacaataaaaaaaattaaaaattataacctcCGAAGTAAAtgtttaatactttttttaatcatttttgttgGGTTTTTTGGggttttatttgaattgtatagtataaaatatttcGTTTTTCTCGTTTTAATCATAATCTTAGTTACTTGGAAAATATTCCATGTTGTTAAATCTG aaaaattattgtatgTTCCACAATTAGGATGtcaaattacacaaaaatacaaattcgGATTCTCATCTGCATTTATTCCAGCAAAATCAATACAgggtttatttattaatgaagttttttCTAAG caTCGTGTGTTATTTGTATTAAGCATTTTGGTTAAAGATGAGAATAAGGATACCATTATTCCATTATTTACg ggtACAAAACCAAGACTGAAATGTTTAGAAATAATATATCAACATTTATtagattaa
- the LOC111424665 gene encoding uncharacterized protein encodes MSTLQDKENEQFIAQQTKLAIRRSKGHKILEDLYQSINESRHAILMEHNFVVKSVDFPEIKNPFDPYKEEELISEVDTALEKKLQQQILLCDILTKKINMKKAS; translated from the exons ATGTCAACTTTGCAAG ataaagaaAACGAGCAATTTATAGCACAACAAACTAAATTGGCTATAAGACGCAGTAAAGGCCACAAAATTCTAGAAGACCTTTACCAATCTATAAATGAAAGTAGACATGCAATATTG atggaACACAACTTTGTAGTTAAATCGGTAGACTTTCcggaaataaaaaatccttttgaTCCTTATAAAGAGGAAGAATTGATATCGGAAGTT GATACAGCGTTGGAGAAGAAATTACagcaacaaattttattatgtgaTATTctcactaaaaaaattaatatgaaaaaggcttcttaa
- the LOC111424664 gene encoding serine/threonine-protein phosphatase 4 regulatory subunit 3 isoform X2 — MTDTKRRVKLYALNADRQWDDRGTGHVSSTYVDRVKGISLLVRAESDGSLLLESKIQPDTAYQKQQDTLIVWSEGDNFDLALSFQEKAGCDEIWEKICQVQGKDPSVEITQDIVEESEDERFDDMSESAPPIELPNCELSRLEDISELITNCLTSPMRKEKLAAVIESEGYIRKLLDLFRLCEDLENNEGLHHLYDIFKNIFLLNKNALFDVMFSEDVIFDVVGCLEYDPSSLSRKKHREYLKQQAKFREAIPIKNPDLLSKIHQTFRVQYIQDVVLPTPSVFEDNMLSTLSSFIYFNKVEIVSLVQEDERFLTDLFTMLTDVSTSDAKRRDLVLFLKEFCNYSQNLQPQAKETFYKTLTNLGILPALEITLCMEDQKTKTASIDILTYIVEFSPSFVREYTLQQANNTDEDQVLLNIVIEQMICDSDPELGGAVQLMGVLKMLLDPENMLGQVNKSEKTDFLNYFYKHSVQILIAPLLENTVHGEPQKEDYQTVQLLGLILELLSFCVEHHTYHIKNCILNKDLLRRILVLMKSTHKFLVLCALRFMRKLIALKDEFYNRYIIKGNLFAPVVDAFVRNKGRYNLLDSAIIEMFEFIKLEDIKTLCSHVVENYGKCLDDIGYVQTFKSLKSRYDQHQDKLKDRDRTALESVPSILRNSRYRRDQRQMEEEEEMWFNEEDDFDDNEAIIPATNTDILSKKIETDLDNLGKIMDKKVEANGPKINNNSAQKTTVFNNNANAAQPTSPTAADNKSALFKRGLVDYEGDSDEEEEDATGEMSKRPRLS, encoded by the exons ATGACAGATACAAAGAGAAGGGTAAAGTTGTATGCGTTGAACGCTGATAGACAATGGGACGATAGGGGGACGGGGCACGTGTCTTCGACGTATGTGGATCGTGTTAAGGGTATATCGCTGTTGGTCCGCGCGGAAAGTGACGGTTCTTTGCTATTGGAATCGAAAATCCAACCTGACACGGCGTACCAAAAGCAACAGGATACGTTGATTGTATGGTCGGAAGgtgataattttgatttagcGTTAAGTTTTCAAGAAAAGGCCGGTTGCGATGAGATTTGGGAAAAAATCTGTCAAGTCCAAGGGAAAGATCCGTCGGTCGAAATCACCCAAGATATCGTCGAAGAGTCCGAAGATGAACGTTTCGACGATATGTCGGAGTCCGCGCCCCCCATCGAATTACCCAACTGCGAACTTAGTCGACTCGAAGATATCAGCGAACTTATAACTAATTGTTTAACGTCCCCAATGCGCAAAGAAAAGTTAGCGGCTGTCATTGAAAGCGAAGGTTACATTAGGAAATTGTTGGATTTGTTTCGATTGTGTGAAGATTTGGAGAATAACGAAGGTTTACATCATCTATATGATATCTTCAAAAACATCTTCTTACTGAACAAAAACGCACTTTTCGACGTAATGTTTAGTGAAGACGTTATTTTCGACGTTGTCGGTTGTTTAGAGTACGATCCGTCTTCGCTCAGTCGGAAAAAACACCGAGAATATCTGAAACAACAAGCGAAATTCCGCGAGGCAATTCCAATTAAAAATCCCGATTTATTATCGAAAATACACCAAACGTTCCGGGTGCAATACATCCAAGACGTCGTCTTGCCCACTCCATCCGTTTTTGAAGATAACATGCTGTCAACATTGAGCAGCTTCATATACtttaataaagttgaaattgtGTCGTTAGTACAAGAAGACGAAAGGTTCCTTACAGACTTATTCACAATGTTAACCGACGTCAGTACTTCGGATGCTAAACGTCGTGACTTGGTACTGTttctaaaagaattttgtaattactCGCAAAATTTACAACCGCAAGCCAAGGAAACGTTTTACAAGACGCTGACCAATTTGGGTATATTACCCGCGTTAGAAATCACGCTGTGTATGGAAGACCAAAAGACCAAAACTGCCTCCATTGATATACTCACATATATCGTTGAGTTTTCACCATCATTTGTTAGGGAGTATACATTACAACAGGCCAATAATACGGATGAG GACCAGGTTCTACTAAATATAGTAATAGAACAAATGATCTGCGATTCGGATCCAGAATTAGGCGGAGCAGTTCAATTAATGGGCGTCTTAAAAATGCTCTTAGATCCAGAGAATATGTTGGGCCAAGTAAACAAATCGGAAAAAACtgattttcttaattatttctataaaCACAGCGTCCAAATACTAATAG cgCCACTATTAGAAAACACCGTTCACGGAGAACCACAAAAAGAAGATTACCAAACCGTGCAACTGTTGGGTTTAATATTAGAGTTATTATCGTTTTGCGTTGAACATCATACgtatcatataaaaaattgCATTTTGAATAAGGACCTGCTGCGCAGGATCTTAGTCCTCATGAAATCGACACACAAATTCTTAGTGTTGTGCGCCTTACGATTCATGCGCAAATTAATCGCGTTAAAAGACGAATTTTACAATCGCTATATTATAAAGGGAAATTTATTCGCGCCTGTTGTGGATGCTTTCGTTAGGAACAAAGGTCGGTATAATTTACTCGACTCGGCGATCATCGAAATGTTCGAATTTATCAAATTGGAGGATATTAAAACGTTGTGTTCGCACGTTGTTGaaaattatggaaaatgtttaGACGACATCGGCTACGTACAaacttttaaatctttaaaatcaaGGTATGATCAACatcaagataaattaaaagatcGCGATAGAACCGCATTAGAGAG tgTGCCATCGATATTGAGAAATAGTCGATATAGAAGGGATCAAAGACAGATGGAAGAAGAGGAGGAGATGTGGTTTAACGAAGAGGACGATTTTGATGATAACGAGGCTATTATACCAGCGACGAATACTGATATTCTAAGTAAGAAAATTGAAACGGATTTGGACAATCTTGGTAAAATCATGGACAAAAAGGTAGAGGCCAATGGACcgaaaataaacaacaattcTGCGCAGAAAACGAccgtttttaataataatgcgAATGCCGCCCAACCCACAAGTCCTACAGCTGCGGATAATAAATCTGCACTGTTTAAAAgg GGTTTAGTAGACTACGAAGGAGATTCCGATGAGGAGGAAGAGGACGCGACAGGGGAGATGTCAAAGCGGCCCCGTTTGTCATAG